In Oncorhynchus clarkii lewisi isolate Uvic-CL-2024 chromosome 16, UVic_Ocla_1.0, whole genome shotgun sequence, one genomic interval encodes:
- the LOC139368791 gene encoding transcription cofactor vestigial-like protein 4 isoform X1, with product MVFTRMDLLNYQFLDKMNNNIGRLHYEAGSSLTGESRMPSLPSPMTNMRTGPPPICPSKRKYGEEQVDDCVDCDNNHMTKMSRLFAAQLGQPAGGDNRNDPWILGHSPVECITSSSNGLHGNHLYDSIPSYAMDQPLALTKNSIDSGLGGTERPTMPGPVDRPQNRPSVITCAPASNRNCNLSHCHKSHSPSPPMDQRRADDNTAVDPVIEEHFRRSLGKNYKEPEPVSNSVSITGSVDDHFAKALGKTWLQIKSKGPGGHPHSPEANS from the exons ATGGTTTTCACGAGAATGGACCTGTTGAACTATCAgttcctggacaaaatgaacaacaATATCGGGAGACTACACTACGAAG CTGGATCTTCTCTCACAGGTGAGTCCAGGATGCCGTCGCTGCCCTCTCCAATGACCAACATGAGGACCGGTCCTCCCCCCATCTGCCCCAGCAAAAGGAAGTATGGCGAGGAGCAAGTAGACGACTGCGTTGACTGTGACAACAACCACATGACCAAAATGAGTCGACTGTTTGCTGCTCAACT GGGACAGCCTGCCGGCGGAGACAACCGCAACGACCCTTGGATCCTCGGCCACAGCCCCGTGGAGTGCATCACTTCCTCCTCCAACGGCCTCCATGGCAACCACTTGTATGACTCCATCCCCTCCTATGCGATGGACCAGCCTCTGGCTCTGACTAAAAACAGCATAGACTCTGGATTGGGTGGCACAGAGAGGCCTACCATGCCCGGCCCTGTGGACAGACCACAG AATCGTCCCTCTGTGATCACCTGTGCTCCTGCAAGCAATCGCAATTGCAACCTGTCTCACTGCCACAAGTCTCACAGCCCCAGCCCACCCATGGATCAGAGGAGGGCTGATG ATAACACTGCGGTCGACCCTGTGATCGAGGAGCACTTCCGCCGCAGCCTGGGGAAGAACTACAAGGAGCCCGAGCCCGTCTCCAACTCTGTGTCCATCACAGGCTCGGTGGACGACCACTTTGCCAAGGCCCTGGGGAAGACCTGGCTCCAGATCAAGTCCAAGGGGCCGGGGGGACACCCCCACAGTCCAGAGGCCAACTCCTGA
- the LOC139368791 gene encoding transcription cofactor vestigial-like protein 4 isoform X2, with translation MVFTRMDLLNYQFLDKMNNNIGRLHYEGESRMPSLPSPMTNMRTGPPPICPSKRKYGEEQVDDCVDCDNNHMTKMSRLFAAQLGQPAGGDNRNDPWILGHSPVECITSSSNGLHGNHLYDSIPSYAMDQPLALTKNSIDSGLGGTERPTMPGPVDRPQNRPSVITCAPASNRNCNLSHCHKSHSPSPPMDQRRADDNTAVDPVIEEHFRRSLGKNYKEPEPVSNSVSITGSVDDHFAKALGKTWLQIKSKGPGGHPHSPEANS, from the exons ATGGTTTTCACGAGAATGGACCTGTTGAACTATCAgttcctggacaaaatgaacaacaATATCGGGAGACTACACTACGAAG GTGAGTCCAGGATGCCGTCGCTGCCCTCTCCAATGACCAACATGAGGACCGGTCCTCCCCCCATCTGCCCCAGCAAAAGGAAGTATGGCGAGGAGCAAGTAGACGACTGCGTTGACTGTGACAACAACCACATGACCAAAATGAGTCGACTGTTTGCTGCTCAACT GGGACAGCCTGCCGGCGGAGACAACCGCAACGACCCTTGGATCCTCGGCCACAGCCCCGTGGAGTGCATCACTTCCTCCTCCAACGGCCTCCATGGCAACCACTTGTATGACTCCATCCCCTCCTATGCGATGGACCAGCCTCTGGCTCTGACTAAAAACAGCATAGACTCTGGATTGGGTGGCACAGAGAGGCCTACCATGCCCGGCCCTGTGGACAGACCACAG AATCGTCCCTCTGTGATCACCTGTGCTCCTGCAAGCAATCGCAATTGCAACCTGTCTCACTGCCACAAGTCTCACAGCCCCAGCCCACCCATGGATCAGAGGAGGGCTGATG ATAACACTGCGGTCGACCCTGTGATCGAGGAGCACTTCCGCCGCAGCCTGGGGAAGAACTACAAGGAGCCCGAGCCCGTCTCCAACTCTGTGTCCATCACAGGCTCGGTGGACGACCACTTTGCCAAGGCCCTGGGGAAGACCTGGCTCCAGATCAAGTCCAAGGGGCCGGGGGGACACCCCCACAGTCCAGAGGCCAACTCCTGA